Part of the Brassica oleracea var. oleracea cultivar TO1000 chromosome C8, BOL, whole genome shotgun sequence genome is shown below.
AATTGTGTAACTGATACTGATGGGGGATTTAATGGCGTTTGACAGCGGGAGGAGAGAGAGAGAGGTTATGGGTTTTAAATTCTCTTGATCGTTTCTCCATTACCAACCTTCTTCTTTCTCTCTACCCTCATTTAGAAGTGCTGGAGAGTTTAGAAACTGGCGACTTTATCCACTTGCTCCGGCGGGTTCTCTCAACGTCATGTAGTGACAAAATGTAACTTTTCTTTGGGATTTTGCTGACCTATTCTTCTCCTTTTTTTTCTTTTCCTTTTTACTTAAGAAAATAAAATATGAATATTAATACCATTTTCAAAAAACTTGCTTAAATACAACTTAAACTGGAAATAATTATTTTTCTATCATAAACTATAACAGTGAAATCATATCTTGAATTTATGTACGCACCTAACGGGGTTATAAGTGGTGGGTCTCACCTTGTGTAAAAACCGATGATAAAAGAGATGAAATAAAGATCGAATTTGGTCTGTTTCTTGCACTGTTTATAGATCCCACTGATACGTAGCGGTCCACGATTAGTACGCTTTTTAATTTTTTTTTTTTTTCAGATAAAAAAAAAAAACTTGAGCCTAAGAAACCGTGCAACTATAATCATGGTCTAGCTACTCATCCACAATGATAAGAGACTGTATGAGTCTCTAATTTTTTTTTTTTTTAAATTAAACTAATAAAAATTGGACATGTCTTATTTGAGTTTCTATACAATAGAAGAGTCTTTTCTTCCAGGTACCATTCTCTTCTTTTTCTTATTTTTTTCAACATTTTTACTTATGAGAGCCTCTGCTAGAGACCCTCAATGAGGGTGCCAAACCAAGATCTCTACTTCTAAAGTCAAACAATTATGAAAGAGACCTTGACAAAAAAGCAATTATCAAAGAGTATAACCAACCATCTCCAAAGCAGGGTTCTTAGAAAAAAACCAAAAAAAATAAATGAAATAAAAGAAAAATCAAGAGGACCAGTATCTAACTAAGAGGTTTTGAAACCACCCTTGGGGTTCACAAAGATTTTTTAATATTTTTTGGTGGGTCCATGAATAGTTATGAACCTGTATTTGTTGTTTTCTGCATTGGTAAACTTCAAGAAGGAGTTCATAGGAATAAAATAATAATATTTATTTTATTTTTAAAAAATTTAAAAATATTCAAAATACATGAATAAAATATTAAAATATTTTTATTCAATACATTAAGAGTAGATTACATAAATAAAAAAATTCAATAATATACAAAGCTTATTCATTTTCATCACCAAACTTTTGCCATATATTTTCCATTAAATTAGCTTTCAAAGGAGCATGCTTCTCTGGATCTCGAACTTCTCTGCGCATGCCTAACATATCACCGACATGAATACTTTCTCTCCTTGTCACCCTCGAACTTCTGCTTGATTCTCCTGACTCGAACTCAGAAGTATCAATTTGAGCATATCCGTGTCGTTCGTTCTCTACTATCATATTGTGCAATATGACACAAGTTCTCATTATCTTTCCTATCTTTTCCTTGTCCCATTGTAGAGCTGGGTTTTTAACAATTTTAAACCTCGATTGCAATACTCCAAAAGCCCGTTCGACATCTTTTCTGGCGGATTCTTGCTTTTCTGCAAATTTCTCGGCTTTAGGACCTTGAGGAAGTGGGATGGATTGGATAAATGTTGACCAGTTTGGATAAATTCCGCCAGTAAGATAGTAGGCCATACGATAAGTGTGGTTGTTGACCTTGAACTTAACTTTAGGTGCTCGACCATGTAAGATGTCATCAAAAACAGGTGACCGATCAAGAACATTGATATCATTGAGGGTACCTGGTAAGCCGAAAAATGCGTGCCATATCCAAAGATCTTGTGATGCCACGGCTTCTAAGACAATTGCCGGCTTTCCTGAACCACGTGTGAACTGACCTTTCCAAGCCATTGGGCAGTTTTTCCACTCCCAATGCATACAGTCGATGCTGCCTATCATCCCCGGAAACCCCCGTACCTCTCCAACATCGAGTAATCGTTGAAGATCCTCNNNNNNNNNNNNNNNNNNNNNNNNNNNNNNNNNNNNNNNNNNNNNNNNNNNNNNNNNNNNNNNNNNNNNNNNNNTGTACTGTCACCAAGCCGGAGATATTCGTCATATGTATCTCCCGATTGACCATATGCCAGCATATGTATAGCTGCCGTACACTTTTGAAGTGCAGATAGCCTGTTCCTTCCGTGAGCATTTCGTCTTTGCTGAAAGTATGGAACTTCCTTACTTATATGTTCGACAATGCGAAGGAACAATGGCTTGTTCATTCGAAAACGCCTCCTAAACATTTCCGGTGGGTATGTAGGATTTTCCTTGAAATAATCGTTCCATAGTTGATTGTATCCTTGTTCCCGATCTCTGTCGATATAAACTCGTCTTTTCGGCTTGTTGGCTTGAACCTCAACTATTGAGTCGATGTAATTATCAACTACTTGGTCGACCATTTCTTCTATAGCTTCATCAACTTCATCACTTGATGAGGAAGACATTGTTGATGTTTTCTTCCTAACATGACAAAAGGGGATTTGTAACTAAAAATCTATACACTTTTTCATAATCAAAAAAATTATTTCCATAATTCTATAAAACTTGTCATAATTATATTTTTTTCCTAATCCATATATTCTTAACAATAATTATTTTTACTTCATTCATATTTTATTTTAACTATAATTCTTTCTAATTTTCATAATCCATATTTTCTTAACAATTTTTTTTTTACTTCATCCATATTTTATTTTAACTATAATTCTTTCTAATTATCATAATCCATATTTTCTTACCTTGAAGACTGTTTCTTGTATGTTGTTTGTTGTTGAACGTAGTTGTTGTAGTTTGTTGTTTGTTGGTCACGGACTTCACTCGATCAAGAACATGATAGTTGAATGTAGTTGTTGTAGTTTGTTGTATGTTGTTTGTTGTTGAATGTTCGTGTTGTAGTGAGAAAAGAAACAAAAGCAAGACAAACAAAAGCAAGAGAAACAAGAGCAACACAGACAAGAGAAACAAAAGCAAGAGAAAGAAATGGAAGATAACTTTGATTATAAAGCAGAGAGTAGAGACATCATTTATATAGAGAGACATAGAGTTACAACATAGTACATCCGTGATCTGGTTTAGTACATCTGTGAATCAAGTTCAGAGTTACAACAAAAGCATAATACATAGAGAGACATAGTACATGAGTGACCTGCAGTGTAGAAAGAAACAAAACCTACACTTTCCCGTGATTAAACCGCAAACAAACAAAAGTAACGACCACCAAGATTGACTTGCAACAACCTGAACTTCCAACCCGTGACCTGCAACACTGTCACCTCCAACCCGTGACCTACAAAAGAAAAGATAACATAATCAGTAAAGCAAAGCAAGGAAATACACATCAACTACTCAAGCAAAGCAAGGAAATACACACAATAGACATCAAAGCATTTCAGAGATAGTTTATTCTTGAGAGCCACTTCATTATCAGAAAGTGTGTCTATGTTTTTGGCTAGCAAACGATCAAGGATCTTTTGTCTGGAAATGGTGTTTTTCTCAGCTAGGATGCTATGTATATGATCATAAGCTGCTTCATTTGGCTTTTTGCGTTTAGCAGCTTTGCTAGCCTTAACACCAGGAGGCCTAACTTCTTCCTCCTCAGGCACCGCCTCCGCACCAGCTTCCTTCCTTTTCTCCTTCGGCTGAGAGTGTGACCTCCACTTCTGATCAAACCGAAGTTCCCTCCAGCAATGTTCAAGCGTGAACTTGAGATTGTAGTCATTGAAATAGATGTCATGCGCAGTCTTCATGACATCATTTTCACTTTGCCCACTCGCTTGCTCCTTCAGAGCGGTTTCATGGGAACCCACAAACATGCAGACCTCTGCATTCACCCTTCCCCACCTCTGCTTACATTGATCCCACTCTCGAGGAAGGGAGCCAATGAGCTGAGGACTAGAATTGAAATATGCCTCTATTCTCTTCCAAAAAGCCCCTAACTTCTGTTCATTACTCACTATCGGATCTTTGCTGGTGTTCAACCAAGCACTGATCAGCACAAGGTCTTCTTTGGTTGACCACTTTCTCCTTTCCGCTGGTTTAACTAACCCGGGAGAGTTAACAGCAGCCTCAGCAGAGTCAACGTCTATTGGTGGACTGCTCTGCGAAGCTAATAGGTTAACAAACCCGAGAGCGTGAAGGGAAAAAGGGTCCATGTTTGAGGGTTTCGTGTTTTTGGTTTGGTTTGGTGTTAAGATGTTTCTGTAATTTTTTAGGGTGGAGTTACTATGTTTTTAAACAAGTTTTTACGTGTGAAAAAAGATAAAATTTAACTAACTATACCAACCAAAATTCATTACAGAACTACTACATACGAATGAACAGTCAATAGACATCAAATAAGGCAAAAAAACATCAAGTTCTTACGTTTGAAAAGAGAGAAAATTAAACTATCTCTACCAACCTAAGTACAATTCAACATTAATCACATCAACCAACCAAACAACCAACAGATAATTAATGTGTGGATTTTATAATATCTACTTGTACTTCTAGTTCTCGTACTAGTTGCGTTGTAGTTTAGTTTAGTTTATGTCTAGTTCTATTTCTTGTTCTCGTTATACTTTTGTTCTACTTCTAGTCCTACGTCTACTTCAATCCAGAGATAACAATGACCATAGATATAGTTTAGCTGACTCTAACCTTTCGTTGTCAATCGAAGCAGACCTTCTCGAGGGAATAGACCTGCACAGTGAGGTCATAGACCTGCTCATTGAGTGAATTAACCTGTTCCTGGACATGGCAAAAGTATAGGACATTTGTGTTAGTAACTGTATTACAAATACAAGGAAAAAAAATTTACAGCGATGAAAGAGCTAAAAATGTTTGACTAACCTCAAGTCTCTCAATCTGTTTACTAAGATTGGACACCCCCAGCATCACCTGCTCAGCCTCCTACACCCATTTAGTTAGCCTCTCGAGCTCCTCCTGCACACCTATCACCCAAGGCTGACGATAATGGAGCCCATCAGCCTTGGTTACAACATCAAGAATGATCAGATATACAACTTACAGTATAGAACATAAAGAATGATCATATTATGATATACAACTTAAAGTGAAGTTTGACAGATGAGACTTTACCTCGTAGTTTCTGCAGATGAAGAACCGCTTCCCAGGAAGAGTCTCGTAGTCCTCCTTCCCGCGAACCTCGTTAATGAGTCTCCCACCACACGGACACCTTTTAGGAATACCGTACTCTGAATCCGCCACGAAACTTAACATGTTGATGTGTTCGTGTTGCCTCTTTGAATGTCTTCTATCTTCTTCCAAATCCATCTGTCAAATAATTCAAGATTTTGTCAAATAATTACTCATAAACCACAATCACGATCTACAACCCTAAACTCATCACTCGATTTAAACCATAAAACGAAACCCATCACTCGATTTATAAACATTACTCGAAAACCCTAACTAGATTTGAAATCTCAGAAAAAAGAACCCTAAAACAAACCACAATCACGATCTACAACCCTTTATCGAAACCCATATATCGATTTAGATCCCTTACTCGAAACCCCCAATTTTTTTTCAAAATCGAATAATTGCTTCCCACCCCAAAATCGACCCAATAAAGTTGTAAAACTACAAGATACTCACCTACGCTCGTGGATAGAAGAGCTCGTCGATTACGTCGAGAAAATCGCCGGGAGTCGTCGTCGCACGAAAAGTCGCCTCTCACGGCGAAACCCTAGTATTTTCAGAGAAAGGGGAAAATGAAAATAAACACGACGTGACCCGACTTTCCTCCTCGTCAACGCGGAAACGCTTGACCAACCAGCGCACGCCGCGTGGCAAAATCCGCCCCTTAACGGGTTCATGCGCAAGGTCCGGTTCATCAAAATAATCCCATTTTTTTTTTTTTTTAATTCACCGGGCCTAAGATTTCGAGCCCACGAACCTGTTATAAACCGCTAATGCGGATGGTCTAAGCACCCCATACGTGTCCTCTTTCTATTGATCCTCTCTCTCTTCGTCGATTTTGTTTTTTTCTGTCTGAGAACTCGTTGTCGTCGTTGCTCTCCTTCTCCGTCCATGAAATCACCTTGAAGCCTCGTTGGACGCCGTTAAATTCCACTAGGCGATCGTCGAAAAATATGGAAGGTACCGCAAGCTGGGACGTGATCGAATGGAGTAAAGTCGATGTAATGCTCTTTTAACTTGTCAAATTCTAGCTTCTCTCCCACATTTTTCTTTACCGAATTGAGCAATTAACATGAGAACATCTTCTTTGTTGTTTGTTATTGGGTAAATCGATTGAAGCCTAATGATATACTATTCTCTGTTTTCGTTGGAGGATCAGCCAGCTTCTTGGTCAAGTTCTTTTTCAAGCCTGGATTGCTTGCTGGAATCTGAGAGTATCACATTCGAGGTATGTCCTTAGATTTGATAAAAAAAATTTGGATTCTTTTGAATTGGGAATTCTATCCATGTTCTTGTTGTTTTCTGGATATGGGAGTTGCTAGAGCATATTTGTTTCTCTGTTGAATTGCTTCTTTGCTTATGATTGACACTGGAGATACATGGTTTTGTTGGTTTACGGTTGTTTGATCCTAGATTTTATCTCTGTTCCTAAAATGATTCTTGTTGAAACTACTACGGACCAATAATCAGTGAGCCATGTTCTGTTTTTGCAGGTGGAACGAAGACATAAAGCTTGTGGAGTTGGACATCAAGCTTGTGGAGCAATCAAATGTCATTGATGTGCCTGGTTTGTATTATAGAAACATCCCTTCCCTTGCCTCAACTGTTATTGAAGAGATGGTAATTTCATTCACTCACTCCCCTCTTTTGTTACCTCTTAGTTATTTTTGTTTTTTTTCTAATAATAATTATTTGAACGGGATTCAGTCGACTAAGATGGAAGAAGTCAGAAATGGGATGGCTAAAGACGTTTTATTTAGATTTGGTTTGAAGGGTTACAAGAGTGACAAGAAGATTCAAGAGCAACAAGATCCAAGAGTAACAAGATCAAATAGATAGCCTAAAATCCTAGATCTAGTCGCTCAGTGTGTTCAATGGTCCAAAAGTCACCTTCTTGTTGCTTTCCTCTCCCTTTTTATAGGACTCCTCCTGTCCCTGATGCCCTAATTTCGTACCTCTTTGGGCCTTGATGCGAGAGGCCGAGAATACGGGCCTGGACAAAGCTCCCTCCAAGCCAGGGACTCTTGGTCGGCTTACTCGACCGACTAAAAGTGCTCTAAGGTCGAGTCGATAGATTTAGCCGCCGAGCCGACCAAATCGATCCGACTTGCTGGATTTGGACCTTTTATTCGATGGGCCTTGTGGAGGGGTGTAATTTATCTCCTACAATAATGATGACTGCAGGCTATACCTACTGAGGGTAACTCAGTTTTATCCTTGTTTTATCCTTATAAAGGTGGCTCCTTTCTTTTCAACTGTTCTAACGATATTATGATGATTGCTGAAGCATGTTTTTGTCTCAGTTGTTGCAGGGTTTTCGAATTTGGAGGTTGAGTCTAATCCATGTTTTACTACCACCCGCAAGAACATGATCTATGAGCTGGTATAATGAAATAAAAGAACATATAGATTTGTTTTACTGTCTTTTATCCTTCTCGTAAAAAGGTTCGCTTTATACATTTTTTCGTTGCCTTTTTGTGTGTTATGCAGTTGATTCCTGCCAATGTGGTGAAAGAAAATGGGCTTACATTTTGTGACCGCATCAAGTACATTGATGGAGAAGGGATCATGGGGCTAAAGGCAAATGGTCTGATGATAGGATTTGCTTCAAGGGATGGGACAGGATTTGCAGAAGAAACAGGCTTAAAGAGGGTGATACTGTCCACTGTGAGATGCTTCATATCAGGAAGAAAGTTCACTCAATCAAAATCACAATCACTCGTGGCTGAATCCATCATCATCATTAGCAGTTCATCACCACACCCTTCATCCATCACTCATCATCACCACTATCAAAACAGTTATCTATGTCTTAGTATGGCTTTTGTTTGTTTTATGAGTGTTGCAGTTTTCTTCTCAGGTTTTTATCTTAGTAGTACTTTCTTTATCCCCAAGCAACCATGAACTTATTGATGTTTAATGTTTGTATTTTAAATGAGGTTCAAATCATTCAACTTTAAAAATAAAAATAAAAATAAAAATTTAAAAACTTCAATGTGGTTTTTCCGTTGGAGGATGAAAAAATTAATTAAACTAACAAGCTTTTTTAACTTTTTAAATCACAAAATTAACTACTAATTTATTCATTAGAACCCATTAGGGTCTCTAACCAATGGACTTGCTCTTAAAGCATAAACTTGAGCGGTGATAGGACTTACATCTCCTCTCTTCTCCCAAGTGAATGCCTGAAACTATCTGTTTTCATTCGCTCCACTCCGTCTGTTCCTCTCTCCGTTTGCGTTTATTCGTTGTTGGAGCCTCATACCAATCTCCTACTCTCAATGCATTTGACATACACATCACTGCTTCCACAACTGCTTCTCTCTCCTTTGGATGTAGATCCTCTAGTAACAACGGTGAAGCCACCTCGTTGAATTGGAGTATAGCAGCTTGCTACAAAACAAAACAACAACAGTATAAAGGGCGCCATGTTTTCTTAAAAATATATAAAAAAACTTATTTTAAAATAGCATTTAATGATAAAAATTTAAAATATCACTCATTTATCAACAAAAATTCTAGTTATTATATATAAATTTTAAATTCTGATCTCACGGCTAATATTTCTCTATAAATAAGTAAAATATCTAAAATAGCAAAAACATATTTAAAAAGTATTTAAATATAGTATGATGATAAAAAAAATCCAAACTCATTTATCAAAAGGAAAAATAGCACTCATTTGCTGATGAAATTGTTACTTTTTGTCATGTTCTCCTTGTTAGACATTCAGTGTGGCAGTATCAAATTGTTATTTAAACGTGGTTAGAGTAGCAAATATGATAGCTAAATCTCGCGAATTTTTGTAAAGAATTGCCTCCTCGGATATCTTCCGAAGTTTAGTGTGTTTCAACCATGGATATTAACTGCAACACGGCAATTAATGTGTGAGCTTTAACAAGCAAGAAAAAAGGCTAGAAAACATGACAACCCACAACACACAAATAAGAGCATATGGCGTGACGTATTGTAACGTAGATCTCTATTTACTCACGTCATTGTGCATGCAGACTAGACAACTTCATAAGATCTGGAGAATGATCAGTGGGGAACTCTGTCAAAGCGAATATCATTCTCATCAATTATTCAAATTTAACATTTTTCTCGAAATGTTCTCTTTTCTCATCCCATTGTGGGACGCTAATAAGGTTACTATTGCTTCCGTCGCCTCCGTAGTCTTCTTAGCCTTTGCCGGTCTAACACTCGCCGTTTCGGCCGTGGCATTAGTTGTATCCGCACCTCTTTTCATCATATTCAGTCCGATTCTCGTACCCGCGACTATAGCCACTACCCTCCTAGCCACTGGGTTCACGGCCGGTGCCACTCTCGCACTGACTGCCATTGGCCTCATCATAGGGCTCATTAAGTAATTCTAAAGAAACTCTTTTGATGATAACTCAGTATGTTTTGCTCATATAATATTTAACATACGTACAAATATAGAAGCCATACACTCTAAAGGCGACCGTAGCTTGTCATTTCTCATTTTTTGAGTTCGATCAGCTCGATCTCCACCCAACATATATCTTTCTAAAACGTTTCGACAATATTAGCTAACTTGTTTAATTCTCTTTCTTTTGTCCACGATTCTTTTTACACGCTATCTTTCTTTCTTTTTGAGCTGCACTTTATTGTTGTTGTTTTTTAACACATACTATAACTTGATCCGCGCGACCGCGCGAGTATTTAATTTGTGTTTGTATTTAATGATATATTTGTAAATGTAAATGTTATATTTGTACTTAATTTTATATTTTAGCATTTTAAGTTTTTAACGTAAAATGTATCACCGATATTAGGTATTGTATAAAAAATCTAACATTTATATAATAAGATCCCTCTTAGATATATAGCGAACAAATTTTTTAAATAAAAAGTACGAGAATAGACAATTGTGAATTAGCATGCTATTTATAAATGAATCATTAGCTATAATATTTTTAAGAAAATAAAATGATTGTTAAACTTCTATCAAATTTGGAAAATATACAAATTAAGATTTAAATTTGTAAGAAAATAAAATATAATATAAATTTGATGTAATTGATAAGAAAATATAAATGGTTTTAAATTTGTGTACATTTAAACCACGACCTTGTGGATGTTTGCTTTTATTTTTGTAAATAAATATTTATTTTGTCTAAGTGATAATATGTATTTTAAAATTTTACATGTGTTAAATAATTATTTAATAACATTAATAAGCATAATAGTTTTATAGTTTATATTTTATAGTTTATATATTTTTTTATTTTATTTTATCTTGTAAACCGTCAGTTGTATTACCACCATTTTTAGAATATGATATGTGCATCTATACAAATGTTTTATTTTATTTTTTTGGATCAAAATGTTATGAGAATGTCTAATAAATTATTTTATATACACGGTAAGTATGTAAATAATTATAATGGTGCATGTAATATATTTATATTGGTAAGAAGAAGAATTTGTTCCAAAAAAAAAAGAGTAACATGAATTGTGGGGGAAAATGAGACAAATTTAACTTATATTGTTACATAAATATTTTGTGTATATTATTTATATTCATTAATGTTTTAATATGACATAGATAAGTTAAAAGATTTATATTGAATTGATAGTGAAATTAATTTAGGAAATGTTTAATTAATTTTGAAAAAGACATGGAAAGCATAGAATTAAGAGTAATTATTACTTCGTTAATTTTGGAAAAGACAAAGATTACTTAAAAATAGGTTCATTTAATTATTTCAGTGGCATTAGACTGTAAATATTGTGCAAGATTAAGGGTTAGTCTTGATTTGTAATTCTATTTTAATATATTAGATTGTTGTTATTACCTCTTTTTATAAATTAACTGATTAATTAGTTCTCTTTTCCTTTAAAACCTGTGTGTGTGTGTGATAGGACTGCGGAAGGAACTCGGTTGGCTCTTTCCGCCCAAAGACCATTGAAATTGCTAAAGTTTTCAGGTGGATATTGGGGATTCTGGGGAGGAAAAACATTTTCAGGATCATTCGGAGACATTTTAAAATGGTTACAAAAACAACCTTGGTTCAAAGGTATACCAGCAGGCGGAGCTGCACCAACGGCAGGCGGAGCTGAACCACCGGCAGCCGAAGCTGCACCACCGGCAGGAGGAGCGGCACCAGCGGCAGGCGGAGCTGCACCAGCGGCAGGCGGAGCTGCACCACCACCGGCAGGCGGAGCTGCACCAAGCATGTAGCATACGTAAATTATTGAATCTGAAACCAAGCGTTTTGAAAACGTTTTACGTAATATTGAATCTGTTTATATTGATAGAAGTAAAAGACTCGATACAAAGTTTATTGAAAAATAAAGTAAATCTAACCACACGATTGTGGCGAGTGGTAAAGCGAGGTTACAAAGGTGATAAGTACCCCGAGTTCAAAATTCACCATTTCAAGATATGTCTACTTGCGTGCTTAGGTGATATAT
Proteins encoded:
- the LOC106311026 gene encoding oleosin-B2-like, whose translation is MQTRQLHKIWRMISGELCQSEYHSHQLFKFNIFLEMFSFLIPLWDANKVTIASVASVVFLAFAGLTLAVSAVALVVSAPLFIIFSPILVPATIATTLLATGFTAGATLALTAIGLIIGLIKTAEGTRLALSAQRPLKLLKFSGGYWGFWGGKTFSGSFGDILKWLQKQPWFKGIPAGGAAPTAGGAEPPAAEAAPPAGGAAPAAGGAAPAAGGAAPPPAGGAAPSM
- the LOC106308953 gene encoding glutathione S-transferase T3-like, with translation MDPFSLHALGFVNLLASQSSPPIDVDSAEAAVNSPGLVKPAERRKWSTKEDLVLISAWLNTSKDPIVSNEQKLGAFWKRIEAYFNSSPQLIGSLPREWDQCKQRWGRVNAEVCMFVGSHETALKEQASGQSENDVMKTAHDIYFNDYNLKFTLEHCWRELRFDQKWRSHSQPKEKRKEAGAEAVPEEEEVRPPGVKASKAAKRKKPNEAAYDHIHSILAEKNTISRQKILDRLLAKNIDTLSDNEVALKNKLSLKCFDVYCHGLEVTVLQVTGWKFRLLQVNLGGRYFCLFAV